A section of the Chiloscyllium plagiosum isolate BGI_BamShark_2017 chromosome 4, ASM401019v2, whole genome shotgun sequence genome encodes:
- the LOC122549419 gene encoding transcription factor 21-like: MSTGSVSDTEDLREMELHGLQLRCNGFKHEANDTGFYISAETTDEACADCIPKRKRRPGARKKQLPKRVKEGKQTQRNAANARERARMRVLSTAFSRLKTSLPWVPSDTKLSKLDTLRLAASYIAHLRQILATDKYENGYVHPVNLTWPFVVSGRSDMDSKDLTAASRLCGTTV; encoded by the exons ATGTCGACTGGATCTGTCAGTGACACTGAGGACTTGCGGGAGATGGAACTACACGGGCTCCAGCTCCGGTGTAACGGTTTCAAGCACGAGGCGAACGACACGGGGTTCTACATCTCGGCTGAAACCACCGACGAGGCGTGCGCCGACTGCATCCCCAAGAGGAAGAGGCGCCCGGGCGCCCGCAAAAAGCAACTGCCCAAGCGAGTCAAAGAGGGAAAACAGACTCAGAGAAACGCTGCCAACGCCAGAGAGAGAGCCAGGATGAGAGTGCTGAGCACAGCCTTCTCCAGGTTAAAAACCAGCCTTCCCTGGGTGCCATCAGATACCAAACTGTCCAAACTGGACACCCTCAGACTGGCAGCTAGTTACATTGCACATTTAAGGCAAATCCTGGCCACCGATAAATACGAAAATGGATACGTCCATCCGGTAAATCTG ACCTGGCCTTTCGTAGTTTCGGGACGATCAGACATGGACAGCAAAGACCTCACAGCTGCGTCCAGACTGTGTGGGACCACGGTGTAG